aggaatcgaacacgaagtcacccttgacgagctcagattccgaatactgtttcctaatcatgggaatcttattgagctcgccctcgagctcgtccaacggttatacccgaggatgaggaattacggacttcggccctctccaggaaaagtccggagccgctgtcctattgtaaaaaaagaaacgattttgccacttcggccatttggttttacagaatgctctgaagggctgtaaagggatcaagtaaaaccaggatccctttctcttaaactgaaagaaattaaggattgccctcagagacagatccttttctagtctacgcagctcggcagcaaaggccgataagtgcctccaagaatttggagtcacctgacctaaaggaagttgaaaaaaatcaagaagctctacaaaggcagggggaagagggaaacgaagcccgcattctaagcaggcttcgtaaacggtggcataaccctccggcggcgagttagccctatgaatgtcgtcgggaatcaccactaaccccccaggaagaaaatattttccgtgtaaggatatcacagtatccttactcaaaatgctgtgaaaatattctaccgtcttctccccggaccttttccggccagaagaccccttaccccccttcctaccactacctgattcagaaacagattcagaagaagaagacatgattcttactctttgatggtcgaaagtctctgaagaaattcttgaagaagcggaagaaaattttacgaaaaagagagagaatacagaagaaataatcaCAAAAgtattccaatgatgaagagaggaaatatttatcagattcgcaaaggcatttcaaattcgtcgcaccgtttcaaatcccactttttctggattctctggccggatttgctgtcacatttaatgcagacacgtgcagagcacgcCTCCTGACCCCCTtacaaaatgccgaagtgattcacttcgcttttcggggggggtggtgatgggatacgaactaaacaactaaaccctaattgcgagcccaatagcagtgacggcccatcagcccaaaacccaagaaaaagtatcagttcggcacaaccaaagagttcggtcgcagcctatagctcggtaaaagccgaccaatcgagttctactctcagatcggcaaaagctgatcggcaaagtccagcagttcggtctcagtattcgaccgaacaaggagatagtggacccctgcaggatctccacgacctacATCGTCacccacgatctccacgacctctattacacccacgatctatttagtggtattaagcagttatcaacccccctaccagggctgcaaaccacgatcttagttcgaattgtataaatagaactgagatcagatagacaagggttaagctctctagatcctgaatcttatagcaaatcagtattgtaatctgtaagcgagaccaagcaatacaaatttgccctctcttcttcccgtggacgtagatttacctcagtaaatcgaaccacgtaattttccgtgttgtgatcgtttattacttgcatttattcccatcaaaaattcgccacatcatcactcATCATCAAGTTCCCACAGGACAACACCAAAGCTATAGACATCCGACCTGTTAAAAAAGGTCAAAATCATATTATTCAAAGAAATAAGTCCCCTTTTATGCTAAGATCCCCTAGTATGATATAATGCCTACAATTTGCTTATTTGGTCGTGTACGGTTTACTAGTATTTGCGGCTGCGGATCCTCTTATCCAATATTTCATTTACTAGAGTGTGTTCGGCTGAGCTTATAAACTCCATAAAACTCTAGAAATTTGTCTGCCAAATAAGTTCATTAACAACTTATAAGATCTAAAGCATAAACTCCAATAACTAATAAGGTACCTGACCAATAAGTTCATCAACCTCGTTCCATTTCTCATGATTTAGCAAGCAACAATCATCTGGGAAAAATAGCACTACTATGTTTAGTTTTTGCCATCCTATACCCTTCCCATTTCATTATTCATggttctctttttctctctaacACAATTCTCCCTCTAATAATAAGCTCAAATTATCCGACCAATTTAACAACTTATAAGCTCTTGAAATATATTATAAGATGTTAGAGCGTAATGTTTGATTCATGTCACCCTCTTAAACCCCACCCTTTATGTCCGACTCAATTAATACCAGAGATTAAGTATATTCAAAtacaaaaattacaaatcatTAGTTGTCATGGATTACTTTTCTGTTGAAAGTTCATTCCGGAGGACTTCAGGGGCCATCTACTGAGGCTGCAGTAATTCATGAAACTCATATCAGATAGTGCGAAGAAAAGACTCAAGCAAGATAGAGAAATGTGGCATAAGAGGGGGCACAGGCAATGATCTTAACTGTGCCTCTTCCAGATCTTGCTGTTAAGAAAGTTTAATGTTTCAGCTTTGATAAGCCGAAGTCGCCAACCTGGAAAGAAGTACTTTTGATTTTTCTAAATACTTGGATGCAGTAAAATGATGTGATCCAGTGAAATATTCCTACAAAATACCTTGACGTTCCAGCTTTTGTCAACTAGAAGGTTTGAAGATTTCAGGTCTCTATGCACTATTGGTGGATTTCTGTGATGCAAATAGTTCATCCCTCTAGCCTGTACACATGATCAAAGAGAGTGAATAACTTCAACCAGCTATGCACATGGCTGTCCCACAAACACAGAGAAGTTGATGGTAAATCATCGACTTGAGAACATACATACCACGTCAAGAGCAATCCTTAGACGACGCCTGATGTCCAGCGATTGGTTGCTCCTATGTAATGTTTTAAAGAGACTCCCCCTGATCATATTCATTAGACTTGTGCAGCTATAAATGCTGCATAGTTGACAGGGAACAACTCAAAAGCAAATTGCACTGTTAGATCGACTTACCTGGTCATGTATTCGGTGGCAATGGCAATTTTTTCCTCCGTGCACGATGCTCCCATGAACAGCAATACATTTGGATGTCTCAATCTTCTCATAATATCAATCTAAACAACATGGTGAACTTCAAAGTCAGTATTGCATGAGTTACTTGAAACAACTACATCATGATGTATAATGTAGATACACCTCTTTTTTGTAGTCGAGCAATGTCTCATCATACTGACTACCAGTGTAAACCTTGACTGCAACGTCCTGAAAAGTATAAAGAAAATAGAATAATAAGTTTCAGAGACGAGAAAGCTCTCTGCTGTTCGAGTAATTAGGCTACTAATGTATACGGCTACATACCGATCCATTCCAGATTCCACGATACAAAACTGCAAAAGAACCTGAAAGGAGACACTGTTCATCAAAATCAATAATACACTAATCAAGAAATCAGACATGCATCACTCCAATTCTGGCCTGCTGAATGTATCTCAATGTTGCATTGAACACATAACTTCTAACACAATTTCCTTAAACTTTACCTTTCCCAATTTCCTCTTTCAGCTGTAGATCCTCCCATTGAATCGCAGAACTACCGACCAGAGGGAGATCATTTTCACCTTTGCTCGACGAGCTTCCATGTCCACTGCCATAACTCTCTGCCGAACCTGGATTCTTTTGAGGATCCAATTGCTCATGATCAACATCTTCCGTATTTAGTAACTTTGTATTTGGAGGGTTGGCCACGAACTTGTTTCCATCAGTTTGGAAGCTTGTTCCAGGAAACTGATCGGCATGTCTTTGAACTTCAAAATATTCATGATATGCACCTGAAAACGCTTCTCCCGAGGGCCTCTCATTTATCAAAGAATGGATTCCTATGcatatttgtttcttttttatttgcaACATCAGAAGTTTCTTTCATGGCATCCACTGCATTATTGCCGGTATCAAGACTAGAAGCACTTTGCATCGAATATATTGGTGAACATGTCCCATTTGCAGCTTCTTTCCTCCCAGAGTTATCTTCAAACCATTTTGTTGTATTCTCTCGTCCACGACTCCTTCCAAGTTGCTGCTTGCTCCTATCTGAAACTTCTCTAAGATTTTTACTGCCTGCAGTTTACAGTAGACGAACTGATTGGAAATTTACAATACAGTTCACATGCAACCACTGAGCAAGCTTCCAAGTAAATGTTACATGAGATCAAATAAACcagattatttttatataaaatccaTTCACAAAATCAATTAAAGCACGAGTTACCAGAAGGCCTAAAATTGAGCTAAGCCGATACTGCTCTTAAAGAATGCAACAGAAACAAACTCTTGCTATAACTGAATGATATAATGGCAGTTATAAGGCAAAGGGGAGAAGCTaattgttagtatgccttgaatttgtttcctaattgggataggattatgcttcctaattgggataggattatgcttcctaattgggataggattatgtttcctaattagaataagatctcatgtgtgcctatttatatgtgagTAGACCACATAATTCTGTGACCGTGATCTTAGATCTGTAACTGCagtcataatacaatttgttatccgttcttgcccgtggatgtagccaattggcgaaccacgtaaattatgTGTCTCCTTACGTTCTTTTgtttgtcgattacacaattgccCTATTCTGTCACAACACTAATGTTGCCAATGGACAAGGTTGGACAGTAAGGAAACTTTAGGAACAATGGAGGATAGAGTATACAATTTTTGAAGGCTGAGAAAGTTCAGATGCTGTGTTTTCCATTTCAAAGCATGAGCCGTCATTTCTACTCCTCCCTATGGGTAAGCCGAAAGCACCCTTAGTAATCTGCAAATAGTTCTCAGTATACatttgatgaatccgcgaatttttgatgttaataaatgctggtagagaatgaagattatgacacagaatttacgtggttcgatttactgaggtaaatctacgtccacgggaagaagggagggcaagattgtattgcttgatctgggattacagcttacaacacagacttgctatatggtattttttctctagagagcttaacccttctctatcagatctaagttctatttatacattgaactaagatcgtggtttgcagccccactaacaagatcgtgggtgagcaataactgctcaataactgcttcgtaccactaaatagatcgtgggtatagcggaggtcgtggaggcctttcatgagtccactaactcctagttcggtcgaatgctgagaccgaactgctggactttaccgatcagctcttgccgatctgagaggagagcttgactggtcggcttttaccgagctgtaggctgagtccgaactctttggtcgtgccgaactctttggtgccgaacagatactctttcttgggctctgggctgtcactgttattgggcttgccattagggtttagttcgtaccccatcactaccccccccgaaaagcgaagtgaatcacttcggcgaggtgagtcacttcggcactctggataatggtaagggggaggctgacgtcaggggacatgccttgcgcgtgcctgcattaaatgcgacagtaaaatccggccgttgaatcct
This Salvia splendens isolate huo1 unplaced genomic scaffold, SspV2 ctg540, whole genome shotgun sequence DNA region includes the following protein-coding sequences:
- the LOC121790542 gene encoding serine/threonine-protein kinase CTR1-like isoform X2 yields the protein MLQIKKKQICIGIHSLINERPSGEAFSGAYHEYFEVQRHADQFPGTSFQTDGNKFVANPPNTKLLNTEDVDHEQLDPQKNPGSAESYGSGHGSSSSKGENDLPLVGSSAIQWEDLQLKEEIGKGSFAVLYRGIWNGSDVAVKVYTGSQYDETLLDYKKEIDIMRRLRHPNVLLFMGASCTEEKIAIATEYMTRGSLFKTLHRSNQSLDIRRRLRIALDVARGMNYLHHRNPPIVHRDLKSSNLLVDKSWNVKVGDFGLSKLKH
- the LOC121790542 gene encoding serine/threonine-protein kinase CTR1-like isoform X1; this encodes MLQIKKKQICIGIHSLINERPSGEAFSGAYHEYFEVQRHADQFPGTSFQTDGNKFVANPPNTKLLNTEDVDHEQLDPQKNPGSAESYGSGHGSSSSKGENDLPLVGSSAIQWEDLQLKEEIGKGSFAVLYRGIWNGSDVAVKVYTGSQYDETLLDYKKEIDIMRRLRHPNVLLFMGASCTEEKIAIATEYMTRGSLFKTLHRSNQSLDIRRRLRIALDVARGMNYLHHRNPPIVHRDLKSSNLLVDKSWNVKVFCRNISLDHIILLHPSI